The window CTTATCGAGAGGCACTTGATCGAGCCATATTtattgagatgactcagcagcaaGTCTCTCAAGAAAGAGAAGCCAGCCGACAGACCTCGCAGAGCTCACACTCTAGACAGCAGAGTCGAGGTCGTCGATCTCGTGGTCAGGATACGACTAGAGAGTCTTCACGGTCACGAAAGGTGGCCAAAGTATCACATGGATCTAGTCGCCCAGTTCCATCACAGCGGGGCCAGATATCGGTGAAGTGTTTTCAATGTGGTGCACCAAATCACCTGGCATCAGAATGTCCACTGGATAAGAGTATATGTTTTTATTGTAAACTGCCAGGACATATGCAGAAAGATTGCACTTTGAAGGCACAACATCAGGCAGGAGGATCACGGTCTCAGCAGGCTCGACCTACCTCACGACCTCCACGGTCTCGGCGTAGAAAGGCCCCAGAGATCTCAGCAGCCTCAGCCACGAAATCCCCCACCTACACAGTCTGCTCACCAGCCACAACTCTATCATTTGCAGTCCCAGTGGAGAGTGAGTATCACTCAAGACCTCCACTTCAGCAGATCTGCCAGCTCCATCTCAGCAGATTTGGTGGCTCCATCTCAGCAGTATTTGGTAGCTCCACCCCAGCAGACTGCTACCTCCACCCCCAACAGTATCAGCCACAATTATCTTATCAGCCTTCGACCCAGTCATACCAGCCTTCGCAGGATCAGAGTCAGCCCTCTTCTTCTATCCAGAGGGGTCAACCATCAGGTCTTGAGCCGGGACATGTTTATGCTTTGACTCGTGAGGAGGCACAGCGAGCTGGAGGATCTGTTATCCGAGGTATTATTTCTGTTTATAGTATTCCTGCGGATATATTGATAGATACGGGTAGCtcgcattcctttatttctcCTGAGTTTGTATGCAAGATTAGGAGGGTCCCAACTCTTCGACCTTATGGATTATCAGTATTGACACCATCAGGTGGAGTATTGATGTCAGATCAGGAGGTCAAGAGTTGTCCTTTAAATTTCGATAGCCATATCCTTACAGTGGATCTCCAGGTGCTAGAGATGACTGAATTCGATattattttgggtatggattggctgtcagagcATCATGCCACTGTCGATTATCGAGCCAAAGTGGTGACTTTTCAACCCTTAGATCAATCATCATGGGAATTTATTGGGATCAATGATCGAGGGGTATCTATTATCTCAGCTCTCCAGGCTCAGCAGTTGTTGGCTCGGGGATGCAAGGGGTATCTCTTGTCTTTAGTGAGTTCCAATGTGGATAGTTCTGTCCAGCTTTCTGATGTCCACATAATACGTGAATATCCCGACGTATTTCCTGAAGAACTTCCTGGCTTGCCACCTCGGCGACAGGTAGAGTTTGCCATTGAGTTGCTTCTTAGCACAGCTTCAATATCGAAAGCTCCATATCGGATGGCACCAAGAGAACTGGAGGAACTAAAGATCCAGCTTCAGGAGTTGCTAGACAAGAGTTTTATTCGTCCTAGTGTTTCTCCTTGGGGTGCTCCAGTGCTCTTTGTTAAGAAAAAAGATGGATCCTTGAGGCTCTGTATTGATTATAGGCAGTTAAACTCTGTAactatcaagaacaagtatcctctacCTAGAATagatgatttgtttgatcagcttaaAGGTACCTGTGTGTACTCAAAAATTGATTTAAGATCAGGCTATCACCAGTTACGAGTTAGAGatacagatattcagaagactgccttccgtactcgatatggacattatgagtttttggtaatgccgtttgggcttaccaatgctcctgcagcttttatggatctgatgaaccgggtATTCTTAGAATATTTAGACCGATTTGTTATTGTCTTTATTGATGACATTCTGGTATATTCGCGATCAGAAGAGGAGCACGAACAACATCTCAGAATAGTTTTAGAAACTTTACGGAAGGAACGCTTATATGCTAAGTTCAGTAAATGTGCTTTTTGGCTGAGTTCTGTGGGATTTCTAGGGCATGTAATCTCTAGCAAAGGGATTTTAGTAGACCCCCAGAAGATTGAAGCAGTTGACCGATGGGAACAACCAAAGTCAGTGCAGGAAATCCGTAGCTTTCTCGGATTAGCTGGGTACTATCGGAGATTTGTGGAAGGATTTTCTAGTATTGCTG is drawn from Zingiber officinale cultivar Zhangliang chromosome 1B, Zo_v1.1, whole genome shotgun sequence and contains these coding sequences:
- the LOC122044835 gene encoding uncharacterized protein LOC122044835; this translates as MPRARGRGWGSSRARSRSRGCDSGSGRGRGRACQRATTTDLGLDEAPISPSELIPGAQVGPSIGVGGQTEGQPHLVAAQVAVPAIPTASFIMEKARIPLLASSAKDRFTLFHGGTDPWVARTWLEDIEGTFGYMSCSDTEKVELAAYHFRGQASTWWKMQKTVFGDQIISWQSFREAFERQYFPAAFCVARRQEFMSLKQGDRSVLDYSAEFSRLAEFCPYMVAQDSDRMFHFTQGLAAYIRIRMSGFPVTTYREALDRAIFIEMTQQQVSQEREASRQTSQSSHSRQQSRGRRSRGQDTTRESSRSRKVAKVSHGSSRPVPSQRGQISVKCFQCGAPNHLASECPLDKSICFYCKLPGHMQKDCTLKAQHQAGGSRSQQARPTSRPPRSRRRKAPEISAASATKSPTYTVCSPATTLSFAVPVESEYHSRPPLQQICQLHLSRFGGSISAVFGSSTPADCYLHPQQYQPQLSYQPSTQSYQPSQDQSQPSSSIQRGQPSGLEPGHVYALTREEAQRAGGSVIRGIISVYSIPADILIDTGSSHSFISPEFVCKIRRVPTLRPYGLSVLTPSGGVLMSDQEVKSCPLNFDSHILTVDLQVLEMTEFDIILGMDWLSEHHATVDYRAKVVTFQPLDQSSWEFIGINDRGVSIISALQAQQLLARGCKGYLLSLVSSNVDSSVQLSDVHIIREYPDVFPEELPGLPPRRQVEFAIELLLSTASISKAPYRMAPRELEELKIQLQELLDKSFIRPSVSPWGAPVLFVKKKDGSLRLCIDYRQLNSVTIKNKYPLPRIDDLFDQLKAFMDLMNRVFLEYLDRFVIVFIDDILVYSRSEEEHEQHLRIVLETLRKERLYAKFSKCAFWLSSVGFLGHVISSKGILVDPQKIEAVDRWEQPKSVQEIRSFLGLAGYYRRFVEGFSSIAAPLTRLTRKGVKFTWSEACEASFQELKQRLVSAPVLVIPSGDDGFILYTDASIQGLGAVLMQYDRVVAYASRQLKDHEKNYPKELNLRQRRWMEFLKDYDCTINYHPGKANVVADALSRKSRGVLATHRVAVTDLVRQFSELDLTEVGQTQRGILVSLIAQSPLVEQIKESQMEDQYLRSIVSELKLGPDETRDMDGSLLRSKLCVLRYIL